In Saccharomycodes ludwigii strain NBRC 1722 chromosome III, whole genome shotgun sequence, one DNA window encodes the following:
- the TIM44 gene encoding protein translocase subunit TIM44 (similar to Saccharomyces cerevisiae YIL022W | TIM44 | Translocase of the Inner Mitochondrial membrane): MLRTTNTINRVTIKQSSTTKILRTNPLILSFIPLQQKQQHTYLHTSQSLYANGGKSPLDVFRETFKQEWNQSKELQDNIKQLQDASGRLADNETLKKAREATQRSSTILSKTLKKTGEKLDSVATKAWDSEVGKGTRKIVNATAETIDENVIEPVKNTKVYKEVSSTLSDGSSTAYGGFLTKEEREFKRQEALRNRKMATKSNEDAGTALVATDIESKQDFTKKLQDFQTKTTVGRGLHHFKIKFWDESENPLIVLLRTIKNKVSGFFFAETEASKVMGQFHLMDPTFNLEDFNKYLREFVVPEVLEAYIKGDEKVLKTWFSEAPFNVYSAQKKFYTQQGLFSDGRILDIRGVEIVSAKMLPADIPVLVVGCRAQEIHLYRNVKTGEIAAGTESNIMLSSYAMVLTRDPEHVDDKLTEGWKIMEFVRGGSRSFT, translated from the coding sequence ATGCTAAGAACTACTAACACAATCAATAgagtaacaataaaacaatCGTCTACAACAAAGATATTAAGAACAAATCCTTTAATACTATCTTTCATACCATTACAACAGAAACAACAACACACATACTTACATACTTCCCAATCATTATATGCTAATGGAGGTAAGTCACCATTAGACGTCTTTCGTGAAACTTTCAAACAGGAATGGAATCAATCAAAAGAATTGCAAGATAATATTAAGCAATTACAAGACGCCAGTGGCCGTTTGGCTGATAATGAAACTTTAAAGAAGGCCAGGGAAGCTACACAACGTTCAAGTACCATTTTATCCAagactttaaaaaaaactggtGAAAAATTAGATTCTGTTGCTACCAAGGCATGGGATAGTGAGGTGGGTAAAGGTACTAGGAAAATAGTTAATGCCACTGCTGAAActattgatgaaaatgttATTGAACCGGTCAAGAACACTAAAGTTTACAAAGAAGTTAGTTCAACGTTAAGTGATGGATCAAGTACTGCTTACGGTGGGTTTCTTACCAAGGAAGAAAGAGAATTTAAAAGACAAGAGGCCTTGCGTAATAGGAAGATGGCCACAAAAAGCAATGAAGATGCCGGAACAGCTCTAGTAGCTACAGATATCGAGTCCAAGCAAGATTTCaccaaaaaattacaagatTTCCAAACTAAAACCACCGTGGGTAGGGGTTTGCatcattttaaaattaaattctGGGATGAGAGTGAAAACCCGTTAATTGTATTATTAAgaactattaaaaataaagtctCTGGTTTCTTCTTTGCGGAAACTGAAGCCAGCAAAGTTATGGGCCAATTCCATTTAATGGACCCTACTTTCAATTTAGAGGATTtcaacaaatatttaagAGAATTTGTCGTTCCAGAGGTTTTGGAAGCTTATATCAAGGGAGATGAAAAAGTATTGAAGACTTGGTTTAGTGAAGCTCCTTTCAATGTTTATAGTGCtcaaaagaaattttacaCACAACAGGGGTTATTCTCAGATGGTAGAATTTTAGACATTAGAGGCGTTGAAATAGTTAGTGCCAAAATGTTACCTGCTGATATCCCGGTTTTGGTTGTCGGTTGTAGAGCTCAAGAAATACATCTTTATAGAAATGTTAAAACTGGTGAAATCGCCGCTGGTACAGAAAGTAATATTATGCTAAGTTCTTATGCCATGGTTTTAACAAGAGATCCTGAGCATGTTGATGATAAATTAACTGAAGGTTGGAAAATTATGGAATTTGTTAGAGGTGGCAGTAGATCCTTCACTTGA